CTCGTTACGCTGGTATTCGGCAAACTCGGGTTTAAAGAGTTTACTGCTCAAATCTCTCTTCGCGATCAGGAAGACAGAAGCAAGTATATCGGATCGGATGAAAACTGGGAAAAAGCAGAAAACGCCATCATGGAAGCCGCCGGCGAAAAAGGGCTGACCACCGTAATCGAATACGGTGAAGCCGCTTTTTACGGACCAAAATTGGACTTCATGGTCAAAGATGCGCTGGGACGCTCCTGGCAGTTGGGAACAATTCAAGTGGACTATAATCTTCCCGAACGCTTTGAACTCGAATACATCGGCAGCGACAACCAACGCCATCGCCCTGTCATGATACACCGTGCTCCGTTTGGCTCTTTCGAGCGGTTTATTGCCGTGTTGATTGAAAACTCTGCCGGCAACTTCCCGCTATGGTTAGCCCCTCAACAAATTGCTATTTTACCCATCAGCGAAAAATTTACCGAATATGCCGAAGCGGTGTTAAAACAACTGACCCAACATGATTTCCGGGCAGAAATAGACTACCGTAGCGAAAAAATAGGAAGGAAAATCAGAGATGCCTCTATCCAAAAAATCCCCTATCAACTCATCATTGGTGAAAAAGAAGCCGAAGAACAAACGGTTTCGGTACGCCGGCAACAGGAAGGAGATAAAGGCTCCATGTCAATGGCTGAACTGATCCATCTAATGACAGAAGAATTGAAAGATTAAATTGAACCAAGACCACTGAATTTGGTAAGCAGAGCCGTAAACTGCCTGCCAAACCCGTCCGATTGATTAAAAGCCCGCTTTTACTGATTGGCATCGGCCTTGTTCATTGAACTATACCTCAATTTTGATGATTTAACCACTTAAAAACAGGCTAAAGAACGTTTTTTTTGGGCAAATGCCCATAATTTGGTGTTTGTGTTAAAAAATGATGCAATTTTGCACCAATTAAGGAACTGTACTTTTAACTTTGAAGTTAAACCAATGTTTATTGATATAGTTAAACAATCCGGTTTTATTAAAAAGGATATTTTGAGTACTCCTTTTAAGTAAAACCAACTCAACCACAACAATTTTTTTATTAAATTTTAATTTGATTGGCAAAATTAGTTAAACCCGGTTTTAAAAAACCCGCCGATAGCGGCAAGTTTGAATATCGTATTAACGACGAAATACGAGTGCCTCAGGTTAGGCTTGTGGGCGACAATGTTGAAGAGGGCGTTTACCCCATTTCACAAGCTTTGAAACTGGCAGAAGAAAAGGAGTTAGACCTGGTAGAAATAGCAGCAACAGCAACCCCTCCTGTGTGCCGGATTATTGATTTTAACAAGTTTTTGTACGAAAAAAAGCGCAGGGAGAAGGAAATAAAAGCCAAAACCCAAAAAACGGTCATCAAAGACATCCGCTTTACCCCGAATACCGATGACCATGATTTTGAATTTAAAGCCAAACACGCTGAGCGCTTCCTGTCAGAAGGCGATAAAGTAAAAGCTTTTGTACAATTCAAAGGGAGAGCTATCGTATTCAAAGAAAGGGGTGAGTTGTTATTGCTTAAATTTGCTCAACGCCTTGAAGATTTTGGCGTTTTGGAAAAACTCCCGGTTTTGGAAGGGAAAAACATGATTATCTTCCTCTCTCCCAAAAAAAAGAAACCGACTACCTAATCCCAAAAAATAGCCAAATTTATACCTTACCTTTTACCGAAAAACCTTTTATAAACAGGTTTTCGCAGGGCAAACTGTGCATACAACAAGGGATAAAGCACCCATTCCAATAACTTACCTTTGCCTTTATAGGTGATAAAGTCGCTGATGATGGTTCCCTTTCCGTTTGGATTTGCCTCTATCCCATGTATATGCTTCCAATAGGTGAGGAAGAAGGGCAATTGTTTTCCTTCATCTATAAAAGCCATACCCGAATCCGATTGTTCTGAATGAGTAATTACACTTATCCATTTCTGCCCCAAGCCTAAATTCAGGTGAACCTCATCCCCTGCGTTACAACCGTCAAAACGAACCAAAGTAATGGGGACAAGCGGTGGCTTCAGCGCCAAAAACAAGTCGCGGTTAAACCCTTTGATAACAGTTTGAACATCCTGACCGACTAAAGTGATAATTTTGATGTGCATAAACAACAATGATTGCCTTGTTAACAAACAAATGGAAAAACCACTGTAACACAAGGGGCAGGGAATTGTTTGTTGGTAATTCATTCCTACCAAATTGGAGATGATTGCCTTAAAGACTGTCTAATATCAATTATGGGTAATTTCGCCCTTTAACCATAAAAATCGCATTATACATTCAAGCTTGAAAGGATGACCTGATTGTAGAAAAAATGCATACTACCTACCCAAATGCTGAAAGGTTTTTTTCGACCCTATCTCACCACCGCCACCTTCCCCCGCGCCACAACACCTCCTGCCTGCTCCACCACATACAAATACAACCCCTCCGGCAGATGTGCCACCGAAACGGTTTTGCTCGTTTCCCCTGCGGAAAGAGTAGTTTGCAGGACGGTCTGACCGGTGAGGGAGAGAAGTTTTACCCCTAAATCCCCTGTTACCCCCCAGCCCCCTGAAGGGGGAGTTTGGCCTTCTGTAAAGGCAAAGGTTAGGGTGTTTTGGGCAGGGTTGGGATAAACCTGCAACATGCTCTGTAATTCCCCTCCTTGGAGGGGTTGGGGTGGGTTTCCTACCGTTTGAACAACAACATCCTGCGAATACACCGAAGTATCTCCACAAACGACGAGGGTGAGGGTAACGGTGTAGCTGCCGTTTTCTTCGTATTCGTGAGTGGGGTGTTCTGCCGAAACCGGCTGGCTGCCGTCGCCGAAATCCCAAACATAGTAGCCACCCTGCTCGGTGTAGCTGTTTTGGCTTAGGTTGGTAAAGATGATAGCACCGCCGAAATCCTGGTAACTAAATTCTGCCTGCGGATTGGGAACAACGCCGAAACAGATGGATTGGATTTGGGTGGAGGTATCGTTGCAAACGATGGCTTGCAGGGTAACGCCGTAGATGCCCTCCGTCTGGTAGGTGTGAATGAGCGTATCTTGGGTGCAGGGGGCGTAGCCTTGCCCGCAGAGGTAGGGCGGGCTGCCGTCTCCCCAATCCAGCACGTAGTATCCGCCGTCTATGCTATCGGGATAGGCGTATTGGCTTTGATTGGTAAACTGGAAGCGGGCGGGCAGGTTGGGGTCTTGCGAAACGGAAAACGCCGCCTGCGGAAGGGTGAGCAAGCCCATGCAGTTGGTTTTGACGATATAAGCCCCACCAAGAGACCACAGTTCAGAATTAATTGTTTCAATAGTATCTGCGCGACCCACACAAATATAGCCTCCTAAAGGTTGAGGAACAGGTGTGAAATTATAAAAGTAATCGTGCGATATCCCATAATCAAACAATCGAGTCCACAAAGGTTCCCCATCACTACCTCGTACTTTCATAATGAAAGATTTCCAAAATACACCTATATTCTTTATATTGCCAATACAAATAAAATCCTCTCCAATTTTATGACATTTGACCATTTCACCCCTGTAACTATCAGTAAAATACTGCTTACTCCAAATAGTATTTCTTGATGAATCCAATCGCAACAAAGTTGCATACAACCTGTTGTTATTGATCGGATTTGGTATATTGCTCGCCCCGGCAAGTAAAAAACCTTCATTGTTTGTAAATATAGCGTCTGTTAATCTGTCTTCAAATCCAACGCTAAAAGTCTCACTCCATTCGATTAGACCGTCAGAATTGATTTTTAAGATAGCAAAATTACCTAAATAAAAACCAGTATTTACATTTACATCTGCAAAAGCAAATACACCACCATCTGAAGCGGGAAGAAGTTTATGTATAGTATTACGATATGGATAAGAGCCATAATTATTCCGCCAAACCACCTCGCCATTAGTCATTTTCAGCAACCACATTTGAGTAGGAACAGTGCTTAAAAATGCCTCTCCGCCAACATAATAAGTATTGGTTTCAGGATAATGATGCATACATGCTGCATCACCTTGATATGGGAACTGTTGAAGATTGTAAAAATTGAGCAAATTTCCGTCGAAATCCACCTCCATCAAGTATTGAGTGTCATGAGTTTCGTAAGTTATCGGATTAACTACACCATTATTCATCCGACCACTAATAGCGAAACCTGTTGGAGTTTGGATTAAGTCTCTAAGAACAAAATCGCCGTAATCTTCTCCAAAATTGAACGATATTGTGTCTTCTATTTGATCATTGGTAAAAATCAATTTTACTTTTTCAAAACTGGTAGGATCATTACTGTGACCTAAACCTAATATAACATTATTCCCATTGTAATACACAATTTCATGTATGCTTTGAGCAAACTCTGTTTTTATGTTTTTTTCAAAATACTTATGCTGCGCAAAAATTAGTTTTACTAAAAAAATGCATACCAATACAATTATTAGTCTCCACATGATATGAAATTTAAACTTTAGTGAATTAAAAAAAGACCTTGCTTTATAGATAAGCAAGGTCTTTAAAAAAATCGCTATTTACTGATAATTGTAAATTTACCAACATTAGGCATATTGCTATTGCCTTTGATGTGGTAATAATATAGCCCGCTTGACCAGTTACCAATATCTAAGGTAAATACGGACTTTTTGTTGTCTAATGAACTTTCCATTTGTAGATTACCCCGGGAATTAAAAATCTGTAACTTATAGTTTGTATTTTTTTCAGGAAAATACTGAATAGAAAGTATATCAGTTGTAGGATTGGGATATACAATTACCTTCGGGTCTTTTACAACATTTTTATTTTTAAAATGTACATTCCAGTTTCCTATATTTTCGGCTATTATTGAAGGAAGTTGAGGCAAGGCAAGTATTATTTCTTCACCGAATGCTGTATATAGCATTACTCTTGCATCCATTGCGGCAAGGGTGTTGGTCGCCGCAATTTCTCTTATCAAAGCTTCTTCTTCGGAGGTAATATCGAGGTAAGTTCGGTTGATTTGAGAATCCATAATTTTTTACAATTTGGTTCGTACAAATATAGTTGTTTTGATAATTGCCTGTATTTACCAAACCTCATGGTTTTGGCAAAACTATGAGGTTTTAAACACCCTGCCATTCAGGTTTTTCACTTTTCACTTTTAGTTTTTCACTTTTCACTATCTCACCACTGTCACCTTGCCCCGCGCCAAAACAGCCCCACCGTTCTCAACCACATAAACATACAACCCCTCCGGCAGATGCGCCACCGAAATGGTTTTATGGGTTTCGCCTTTGGCGAGGGTGGTTTGCAACATGGTCTGACCGGTGAGGGAGAGGAGTTTTACCCCTAAATCCCCTGTTACCCCCCAGCCCCCTGAAGGGGGAGTTTGGCCTTCTGTAAAGGCAAAGGTTAGGGTGTTTTGGGCGGGGTTGGGATAAACCTGCAACATGCTCTGTAATTCCCCTCCTTGGAGGGGTTGGGGTGGGTTTCCTACCGTTTGCACGACCACCTCCTGCGAATACACCGAAGTATCGGCACAAACTACTACCGTCAGGGTAACGGTGTAGCTGCCGTTTTCTTCGTATTCGTGAGTGGGGTGTTCTGCCGAAACCGGCGGGCTGCCGTCGCCAAAATCCCAAACATAATAGCCGCCTTGGGCAAGGTAGCTGTTTTGGCTTAGGTTGGTAAATATGATGGTGCCACCGAAATCCTGGTAACTAAATTCTGCCTGCGGATTTGGAGCGAAGCCGAAACAGATGGATTGGATTTGTGTGGAGGTGTCGTTGCAAACAATGGCTTGCAGGGTAATGCCGTAGATGCCCTCTGTCTGGTAGGTGTGAATGAGCGTATCTTGGGTGCAGGGGGCGTAGCCTTGCCCGCAGAGGTAGGGCGGGCTGCTATCGCCCCAGTCTAAATGGTAGTATCCGCCGTCTATGCTGTCGGGGTAGGTGTATTGGCTTTGATTGGTAAACTGGAAGCGGGCGGGCAGATTGGGGTCTTGCGAAACGGAAAACGCCGCCTGCGGCAGCGTGAGCAAGCCCATGCAGTTGGTTTTGACGATATATACATCGGCACCTGACACCGGTTCTGTACGACCTACACACACAAAACCGCCCAAAGGTTGCGGAACGGGGGTGAAACTGTAAAAATAATCGTGCTGTACCCCATAATCATAAAAACGCACCCATAAAGGTTCTCCATCGCTGCCGCGAATTTTCATGATGAAGGCTTTTGTAAAACTGTTGACCGTATCGCGTTTGCCTCCAATACATATAAAGTTGTCGCCATCCTGAATAACCTTTCCTATGTATCCACCTCCTGAACTTTCAGGAAAATAAATTTTATTCCAAAGTTCATTTCTAAGAGAATCTAAACATAGTAAAGAAGGATATTTCTTACTATTATTTACAGCACCCGGCAAATTGCTTCCTCCGGCTATTAAAAAACCTCCGTTATCTATCTGCAAACCATCTGTGCATTGATCTTCAAATCCTATGCTATAAGTATTACTCCACTCTTTATCGCCCAAGGCATTAATTTTTGCCAAATAAAAATTCCCAAAATAAAAAGAAGGATAAACATCTACCATGCCTACTGCATAAACCCCGTTGTCAGGTGTTGGTAGTAGTTTAACTATCGCATTCAAGTGGTCATAATCATCATAATATCTTCGCCAAACCACTTCTCCGTTGGTCATCTTGATGAGCAACATTTGGGTACTGGTACCGCTATACCAGGTATTCCCGCCTATATAGTAGGTATTGGTTTCGGGGTAGTAGAGTAAGGCAATGGCACCTCCTTCATAAGGGAATTCTCGTAAATCGTAATTGTTCAGGATGTTGCCCTCGTGGTCTGTTTCTAAAAGGTAAGGGTAGTCATAGGTACTTCCCATCCAATCATTCCTCCATCCGCATATCGCATAACCAAACGGAGTGGGCTGCATATCCTGACCAACAAACTTTCCTGTTCCATCTCCATAAAATACAACAGATGTATTTTCAATGAGTTTATCAGTGAAAAATAAAAATACCTTTTCGCTTTCGCCCGGATTAATAATTGTTCCCCCTCCAATAAATATCGTTGTGTCATTAATATATTCTATTTCGTGTCCGCTTTGTCCCCAACCCCATGATATACTTTTTTCAAAATATTTTGATTGCCCGTTTGCCATTAAAAAACAAACGAGCATGCCAAAGAATATAACTATATTTTTAAGCATGGTTTTTAATATTTAAAAGTGCTTTTGCTACCACAAAGGAGGCAAAAGCACCTTGTTAAAATATGTCACTTGATTACTACAAGCCGGTTGCTGACAATTACATCTGTATTTGTTATGAGGTTGTAATAATAAACCCCACTCTTCCAGCTACTGATGTCAATATTTAGTTTGCCTCCACTTTTCAGATTTTTGTTATACACACTTATTCCTATAGAATTATAAAACACAATCTTTGCTTCTGTACTATCTGATAAATTGTAATCAATATCTATGCTTTGATAAGCAGGGTTAGGATATACATTGATTACTTTTGAATTTGAAGAGTTGTTCTTAAACTGCAATTGTAACTGCGAAATACTCTCGGCAATAACTTGCGGAAACAGGGGTAGGTTTACATAAATTTCTTCGCCATAGCCCATATAGAGTGCTACCCGAGCGTCCATAGCGGCCATAGTTTGGCTTTGGGCTATCTGGCGCAGTAGTGCTTCCTCTTCCGATGTTAATTGTCGCCATGTTCGGTTGCTTTGGTTGAGTTCTAATTCCAAATCAAGGAACTGCCGGTAGCGTTGTTCTTCTTCGCTTGTTGTAGGCAAGGTGTTTCTAAGTGCTTGCGCCTGAGTGTAGTTTTGCGTTTGCAATGCCCATGTAATCAATAAGCGTTTGGCAAAATCGGTATTAACGCTGTTTAATAATGTTATGGCGGCTGTGGTATCTTGTTCTTCAGACAAATAGTACCAGTATCTTTTAAATAAGACATAGTTTCTTTGCCGCTCCTCTTCTAACTCTTCAATCATACCTTCGGGTATTTCCTGCCAGGTATGGCAGCTTACACTACCGGATAATGTATAAACACACTCATCAGATTCAATAACATTACCTCCGCCGGGAGGTGGAGAGTCTAAAATAGAGGGTAAGAGTTCGGGGGTGCCGGGGCGGTAGTTATAGGTAAAGGCATCATCTATCACCGATACGATGTCGTACAACCCCAAGGTGCTTACAAAAACATTGTCGGCGGGGTTGGGGAAAAACGGATCGCAATCCCCTTGGTCGTCTAAAGCGCCTATAATGCTATTGGGTGTATCGTCTTGCAACAGCCAAGGAGCTACATTGGAGATAAATTGGTTGCAATACAAGAAAGAACCTATGTTGTCGCCTATAAGCCATGCACCCACCAAATTATCTTGCAATACACATTCCTGAGCGATATTGGTTTCCCAACTGTTGTTGAGCAGCAGCAGGGCAGCACCGGTGTTGTTGATATGGTCGTTGTAGATAGAAAATCGGGTACTTACGGCGCAAATACCAAAATTATCGGGCGAATTTGGCCACAAACCTGTTATATGGTTACTATTAGTGCTAACCCTGCCGCCAAAGGCTTGGATGGCAAAATTGCAATAAGTAAATGTGTTTTGAGTAACAGTAAATTGGTCGGTACTGAAAGGAGAATTAGCGGCAGAAATTCCAACTCTGCAATTTTGAAAAGAGTTATCCTGTACTATCCAGCTATTGGCATAAAAACCTCTGATACCATATTTCAGATTGCCAAAAGAATTATTATTAACAATTCGCAATCGGGCATACGCTTCGCCGTAAATACCGGCTTCGCTTTGGAGCGGCATCATACCGGGCAACACATTAAACGGATATGGTAGTGCGCCGCTATTAAAACCGGTGCCTTCTATCTGCGACCAAAGCGTACCAAGCGGCGGCGAGTTGTTGAAATGGCTTAAGTTGATACTTTGAAAGCAGGCTGTTAGTGTACCCGCTTGGGTGCGTATTACCCCTCCCGATGAGTTAACGGCAACTCCTGAATTTGTAGCTTCCTGCAATAAAATCGGGGTTAGTGTTTGACAATAGGGGCTGTTAGGGTCGGTACATAAGGGGTCTAATTCTATAATAATCTGATTTGCCATATCATCTACATCTAAAAGCGGCAACCGCATACCTGCCATACCGATTATGGCTTCGGATAGACGAAGATCGCCGGTGCATTGCAATACGCCATAGTTAGGTAAGCCATCCAGTTCAATCATGCGTGGGTTGCCTTTTCCGGGTCCAACGACTTGTATGCCCTGCCAAACGGTGTTGCATAGTCCGCTCATGACTACGTTCATTTGTATTTGTAAAGTAGCTCCTTGTTCTATAATAATGCGTCCTTTTGAACCAAAACGCAAATCAATATCGAGCAACGTAACTGTAACGCCTCTTGGAAAAATAATGTCGGTATTTATTCTAATAATACCATCAGTTGCAGCACCGAAAACGGTTTCCAATTCATTATTGCCCACACCTGAACTCCATGTACCGGTACTTTGCACGACATAAGCCATATTGTCATATACCATCGTTAGTCCGTTAGAGTTTTGGTCTATCAGGAAATCGGTGTCATGAAGACAACAGGCAAGTTCGTAGGGGTTGTCAATTATTTCGGGAGTATCGTCTTCAGGTGGCGGGCAGCAAAGCGCAACGGTGGTTACTTCGTTTAGCGTTTCCGAACAGCCCCATTCATTGCTCACCTCATATAGGATAAGGTAATTACCTTCTATACCGGCAATAAAGGTATAGGGGGCAATGAGGTCTGCATCGTTGCCATTGGGGTCTATTATTGTTAGCACTCCATCGGGCGGTGTAAAGTTGAGTTGTATCACATCACCAATACAATATTGTGGTTGCAAATCGTCTATAACAGGCATATCGGGCAGAGGGTTTACGATTATAGCAACATCGTCGGTAGTGGAACAGCCGTTAACATCGGTAACGGTTACTGTGTAGGTAGTAGTTACGATAGGACTGACTGTAATAGACTGACTTAATTGGCCGTTGCTCCATAAATAGGTGTTGCCACCGGTGGCAGTGAGTGTGATTTCCATGCCAAGGCAAATAGCTTTGTCGTTGCCTGCGTTAGCAATGGGTAGCGGGTTTACTGTTACTGTTACATCATCGGTGGCAGTGCAACCGTTGTTGGTATCGGTAACTGTAACAGTGTAATTTGTAGTAGTAGTTGGGGATACGGAGATAGTTGGGGTTATTTGTCCGGTACTCCACAGGTACGTGCCCCCGCCTGTTGCGGTGAGAGTGGTAGTTTGTCCAGTGCATATACTTTCGTCTGCTCCAGCGTTGGCAGTGGGTAGCTGGTTTACATTTACAATTACATCATCTGATGCCGTACATTCGTTGGCTCCTGTAACGATTACGGTGTATGTGCTTGTGGTAGCAGGTGTTATTGTAATGGTGGCTGAGGTTTCACCAGTGCTCCAACTAAAATTTATGCCTCCTGTTGCGATGAGAGTGGCGGGATCACCTGAGCATATGGTTTGGTCATCACCTGCGTTAGCAACTGGTAGCTGGTTTACCGTTACAATTACATCATCTGATGCTGTACATTCGTTGGATCCTGTAACGATTACGGTGTATGTGCTTGTGGTAGCAGGTGTTATTGTAATGGTGGCTGAGGTTTCACCAGTGCTCCAACTATAATTTATGCCTCCTGTTGCGATGAGAGTGGCGGGATCACCTGAGCATATGGTTTGGTCATCACCTGCATTAGCATTTGGTAACGAGTTTACATTTACAATTACATCATCTGATGCCGTACATTCGTTGGCTCCTGTAACGATTACGGTGTATGTGCTTGTGGTAGCAGGTGTTACTGTAATGGTGGCTGAGGTTTCACCAGTGCTCCAACTATAATTTATGCCTCCTGTTGCGATGAGAGTGGCGGGATCACCTGAGCATATGGTTTGGTCATCACCTGCATTAGCATTTAGTAACGAGTTTACATTTACAATTACATCATCTGATGCCGTACATTCGTTGGCTCCTGTAACGATTACGGTGTATGTGCTTGTGGTAGCAGGTGTTACCGTAATGGTGGCTGAGGTTTCACCAGTGCTCCAACTATAATTTATGCCTCCTGTTGCGATGAGAGTGGCGGGATCACCTGAGCATATGGTTTGGTCATCACCTGCGTTAGCAACGGGTAGCTGGTTTACCGTTACAATTACATCATCTGTGGCAGTGCAACCGTCGGCATCGGTTACTGTTACGATGTAAGTGGTGGTGGTTATAGGATTGGCTGTTGGGTTAGCTACATTTGTATCATTTAATCCATCAGATGGCAACCATATATAGTTATAATTAACAATTGGGTTTGTGCCAATACTAATGGTGATGCCATCATTACATTTTTCCACATCAGGTCCGGCGAAACCGGTAGATGTGCTTTGGCAACAACAACCTTCAAATAAAAAGTTAACAATAGAATTATTTATTTGCACACAAGGTACATTGGGTGTAGCGGTTGCAGTTGCAACTATGTTTATTGGAAACTGTATTTCTTCAGGTAGGCTACATAAAATATTTAACTCAAGAACTAAATTAACGTGAGGTTGGAATTAAATTTAGATAAATAATAGTGGGGAATAGAAAAAAGAGGTTGTGGTTGATATAATTTTGAGTTTGGAAAAAAAATCACCAACCAACAACCCCTCTATTCTTTATGCTTCTTGTTATAACAAAACAAACTGGTATCGTTGTACATAGAGATTGACGATTTATTGCTTGACTATACTAACTGCAATCAATCACACTGTATTTTGGGTCATAAACCTCGGGACGAAAGCTTGGTTTAAGTCCATCGGAAATAGCCACAATTCTTGTATTTTACCAATTATCCGGTTACAAAACTTTTCAATACTACTATGAACAACTCATTTTGGGCGAATTTAACCATTATTTTCCGAAAGCCCTGGCTATAAGCACTTTTTATCATTGATACACAAATGCTTGCCGGTATTAGTGCTTTGGATGTTACGTTCATGTGAAAAAGCCCTCAAAACAGGCTGTTACTTCCATAGACGCAACCAAATTACCGGTATGCCATATACATCGTCAAAGCCAAAATCGGGTGTTTAAAGACATCGCTGCCAAAGGTAAGACCTCCACAGGTTGGTTCTTTGGCTTGAAGTTGCATTTAGTCATCAACCAATTCGGAGAAATTGTTAAGTTTGCGTTTACTGCTGGAAATGTGGCAGACAATAACCACAACTTGCTGCGCTATCTGTTGGGCAACTTGCAGGGCAAATGCGACAGACAAAGGCTATTACACCAAACTCTTTGACGAATTTGTTAAACAAGGTTTACAACTTATCCTAAAACCAAAGAAGAACCGTAAAAATCAATATCCCGCTTTGCCTAAAGGTGTCTCTCTCAGTAAAAAAGAGCATTGATTGAATCGGTAAATGATATTCTGAAAACAGTTTGCAATTTAGAACACACAAGACATCGCAAACCGGAAAACGCTGCTACACATTTTATGGCTGCGCTAATTGCCTATCAACACTTAGATAAAAAACCATCTGTTTTTATCCCCAACGAAAATAATTACACAAACACCATCCAATTTGTTGCTTAATATCACTTAATCCCTTGTAAAATAAGGCTCCAATTTCCAACCTCACGTTAAATTAGCACAAATACCGGGGGTTAGAAGCGTTTGTGCTTGTCCAAATTCGTCAAAATCGCCTTCATCGTTAAAAGCAAGGCTATATGTTGAAGAAAGATTTTGAGCTTGTAAGTCAAGTAATATAGAAGTTGCCGGGCTTTCTTCGTTCAAACAGATTTGGTAAGTTATAGCAGCCTCATTATTTATACAATCGTATTGGGGGGTTCCGTTTATATTAATAATGGGAACACAAGATGATTGAACAATAACATCATCTATAAATATACCGCAAATAGAACCTTCAGTATTTTCCGGATAAGTAGCGTCGGCCACGAATAATAGATGTTCAATGTCTTCTGTAGTGTTGTTTATCCACATAATTGAATAAGTTTCAAAGGGAGGGGCTAAAGTCCAAATTCCACTTGGATAATTGACTGTAGGAACAAGAATAGCACATTCAGGCAAATTGTTTGTAATAGGGTACGCAGTTGCGTTACATAATGGAATTTCAGTAGCAGGTGGACAACTAATGAAACTTGTGGGGTAGTTATCTGCCACTCCATTGTAATTTATAGGTATTATTGTTGCCGGCGTACAATTTTCAGGAGAAGTATTAACAGCAAATATTCGCAATAGTCCGGAAACATCATTTGGTAATAATGAACCGGAGGATGCTTTAAATCCAATGGTAATAGTACAACCAGGGCTGATTGGATGCGATAAAGGGAAAGATCCATTTTCTCTAAACAAACTGGCATCAGAGTTTAACTTTACGGCTAAATGAAGATTTTGATTAATGCTAGGATTCAAGGGAAAAATATCAGGAGAAAGATGTTGATTATCAAAGGGATATCCAAATTGATTGAAAAATTCATCTATTTGTTCTCCATAATTACCTACTCCATGTGTAAAATCTTCGAAATTGCCATAGCATACAAGGTTACAGTCCACCGAAGCACATTCCATGGGAATTGGGTTGCTCATAACCAATATGTTTACAAATCCGGTTTCACATTCGTTATTACAATTAACCGAATAGCAAAAATAGTAATTACCCGGAAGCAGTGCGGTTATATTAAATAGTGAATTATCAGTATCATGATCTACCAATAATCCACTTTGACCAATAAAATTTGTTAGAACACCACAATCGGGTAGAAAATCTAC
This is a stretch of genomic DNA from Sphingobacteriales bacterium. It encodes these proteins:
- a CDS encoding translation initiation factor IF-3, with protein sequence MAKLVKPGFKKPADSGKFEYRINDEIRVPQVRLVGDNVEEGVYPISQALKLAEEKELDLVEIAATATPPVCRIIDFNKFLYEKKRREKEIKAKTQKTVIKDIRFTPNTDDHDFEFKAKHAERFLSEGDKVKAFVQFKGRAIVFKERGELLLLKFAQRLEDFGVLEKLPVLEGKNMIIFLSPKKKKPTT
- a CDS encoding T9SS type A sorting domain-containing protein, whose product is MWRLIIVLVCIFLVKLIFAQHKYFEKNIKTEFAQSIHEIVYYNGNNVILGLGHSNDPTSFEKVKLIFTNDQIEDTISFNFGEDYGDFVLRDLIQTPTGFAISGRMNNGVVNPITYETHDTQYLMEVDFDGNLLNFYNLQQFPYQGDAACMHHYPETNTYYVGGEAFLSTVPTQMWLLKMTNGEVVWRNNYGSYPYRNTIHKLLPASDGGVFAFADVNVNTGFYLGNFAILKINSDGLIEWSETFSVGFEDRLTDAIFTNNEGFLLAGASNIPNPINNNRLYATLLRLDSSRNTIWSKQYFTDSYRGEMVKCHKIGEDFICIGNIKNIGVFWKSFIMKVRGSDGEPLWTRLFDYGISHDYFYNFTPVPQPLGGYICVGRADTIETINSELWSLGGAYIVKTNCMGLLTLPQAAFSVSQDPNLPARFQFTNQSQYAYPDSIDGGYYVLDWGDGSPPYLCGQGYAPCTQDTLIHTYQTEGIYGVTLQAIVCNDTSTQIQSICFGVVPNPQAEFSYQDFGGAIIFTNLSQNSYTEQGGYYVWDFGDGSQPVSAEHPTHEYEENGSYTVTLTLVVCGDTSVYSQDVVVQTVGNPPQPLQGGELQSMLQVYPNPAQNTLTFAFTEGQTPPSGGWGVTGDLGVKLLSLTGQTVLQTTLSAGETSKTVSVAHLPEGLYLYVVEQAGGVVARGKVAVVR
- a CDS encoding T9SS type A sorting domain-containing protein, whose protein sequence is MDSQINRTYLDITSEEEALIREIAATNTLAAMDARVMLYTAFGEEIILALPQLPSIIAENIGNWNVHFKNKNVVKDPKVIVYPNPTTDILSIQYFPEKNTNYKLQIFNSRGNLQMESSLDNKKSVFTLDIGNWSSGLYYYHIKGNSNMPNVGKFTIISK
- a CDS encoding PKD domain-containing protein: MLKNIVIFFGMLVCFLMANGQSKYFEKSISWGWGQSGHEIEYINDTTIFIGGGTIINPGESEKVFLFFTDKLIENTSVVFYGDGTGKFVGQDMQPTPFGYAICGWRNDWMGSTYDYPYLLETDHEGNILNNYDLREFPYEGGAIALLYYPETNTYYIGGNTWYSGTSTQMLLIKMTNGEVVWRRYYDDYDHLNAIVKLLPTPDNGVYAVGMVDVYPSFYFGNFYLAKINALGDKEWSNTYSIGFEDQCTDGLQIDNGGFLIAGGSNLPGAVNNSKKYPSLLCLDSLRNELWNKIYFPESSGGGYIGKVIQDGDNFICIGGKRDTVNSFTKAFIMKIRGSDGEPLWVRFYDYGVQHDYFYSFTPVPQPLGGFVCVGRTEPVSGADVYIVKTNCMGLLTLPQAAFSVSQDPNLPARFQFTNQSQYTYPDSIDGGYYHLDWGDSSPPYLCGQGYAPCTQDTLIHTYQTEGIYGITLQAIVCNDTSTQIQSICFGFAPNPQAEFSYQDFGGTIIFTNLSQNSYLAQGGYYVWDFGDGSPPVSAEHPTHEYEENGSYTVTLTVVVCADTSVYSQEVVVQTVGNPPQPLQGGELQSMLQVYPNPAQNTLTFAFTEGQTPPSGGWGVTGDLGVKLLSLTGQTMLQTTLAKGETHKTISVAHLPEGLYVYVVENGGAVLARGKVTVVR